The Zobellia alginiliquefaciens genome contains a region encoding:
- a CDS encoding DNA-binding response regulator — protein MFKKILIAEDFQDTNKGIVNALENRLEIEEIQEELYCDKAYNRFKLACINGEPYELLITDLSFKEGPVERKLTSGHSLIAAIREVDPNIRVIVNSMIEDPAEINSLFTDQKINGYVCKGRNGLNELVIAMQEVYQNRTYVSPQINLNSANTLFELDKYDLMILQDLAEGFTKKEISEKLKNQNISPNSESTIDKKVSRLFDAFGAKNTHHLIAKLIKQGRL, from the coding sequence ATGTTCAAAAAAATACTGATTGCAGAAGACTTTCAAGATACCAATAAAGGCATTGTAAATGCGCTTGAAAATAGACTGGAAATTGAAGAAATACAAGAAGAGTTGTATTGTGATAAGGCCTATAATAGGTTTAAGTTGGCTTGTATTAATGGTGAGCCCTATGAGCTATTAATAACCGATTTGTCTTTTAAGGAAGGTCCTGTGGAGCGAAAGCTAACGTCAGGCCATTCTCTTATTGCTGCTATACGAGAGGTAGATCCGAATATTAGGGTTATCGTGAATTCTATGATTGAAGACCCTGCGGAAATTAATTCACTTTTTACGGACCAAAAAATAAACGGTTACGTCTGTAAAGGGCGTAACGGGTTGAACGAACTGGTTATCGCTATGCAAGAAGTTTATCAAAATAGAACCTACGTTTCTCCACAAATTAATCTAAATAGTGCCAATACTCTTTTTGAGTTGGATAAGTATGATTTGATGATTTTACAGGATTTGGCGGAAGGTTTCACGAAAAAAGAGATTTCCGAAAAATTGAAAAATCAGAATATTTCTCCCAATAGCGAAAGTACTATAGATAAAAAAGTCAGTAGATTGTTTGATGCTTTTGGAGCTAAAAATACCCATCACCTTATTGCTAAGCTTATTAAGCAAGGTAGACTCTAA